CAGGGGATCAGTACCGTAAATCTCGTATTCCTCATCGTCGGTGAGGCCATCGCCGTCGGTGTCGGGGTTGAGCGGATCGGTCCCGATACTCTCTTCGAACGAATCGCTCATGCCGTCACCGTCACGATCGCTGTGACCGAACAGGTACACCTGCACACCGATGGTGAAGCTTCCCCACGAATCCGCATTTTCCGTCGATTCAGTTCTGTCGACGCGTCCCGCCGCATTGAAGTTTTCCTGCACCACTTTGCCAAAACCGTCCATCATGTCTTTCCCGTCTCCAAGCAGAAAACGGTAAGTCAGATCGGCGTTCAGTGCGACCTGTTCGGTGAGGATCAGATCGAGTCCCATTCCCACAGGAACGATGGGCAGTGTGTTGGCGCCGTCAGGCAGATTCGAATCGTCGGTCACGAGTCCGCCAGGCGTATCCACGGTAAACGGCTCTTCGCCGAACGTGACGTTGAGCAGCGGATTGCCATCGGAGAGCGTGGTACTCGCGTTGTTGTTCTCATAGCGCATCATGCCGGCGCCGACGGACAGGTAGGGATTGATTTTCCGCTGCGGGAAGAGATTGACAATCAGGCGGCCTTCGACGAACCACAGCTTGTCCGTCTCCATGACCTGGTTGCGGAATCGCTGATCATCGGCCACGCTGCTGAAATCTTCTGGGTATTCGAGAAGCCCGACCAGTTTGGGATCGCGGTAAAACTGGCGGATATACGCGTCTTTGAATTCATCGCGCAGACGCCTGTTGTATGTGTAGTTCCCCATACCGCCGTCAAGCTGGACTGCGAGTTCCGGCAGAAGGAAATACTTGGCATGTCCCTGCCCGATGGCAGCGAAATGCTGATCGGTGAATTCACCGAAATACTTCGACAGTCCCCCACCCGCTCCGATCACCAGCATGTTGCGGGGATTCCAGGTATACGTGACCTTCTGCGCATGCAGGGATGCAGCCATGGCAATAACCATGGCACCGGCGAAGAGAAGAACGAAAAAGAGTCGACGATATGTGACCTGACGCACTGTCATTCTTTCAGGCTGCTGATACGATCAGCTTCCACCGTATTGTTGGTTTTGTAAATGTGAAGAACGATGGCGAGGGCAACCGCGGCTTCGGCGGCGGCGAGGATGATCACGAACAGTGTAAACACATGTCCATCAAGATTCAGGGCCGCACTTTTAAAGCGGCTGAAGGCCACCAGGTTGATGTTCGCCGAATTCAGGATGAGTTCGATTCCCATCAGCATGAGTACGGCATTACGACGGATCGACAATGCGAGTACGCCGAGTCCGAACAGGAGGGCGCTGACGACGAGATAGTGAGTCAGTCCTATTTCCATCATGTTACTGTGCCTCCTTTCGGGCGATGAGCGCCGCGCCCATGACGGCGACGAGCAGCAGGACGCCCGCAACTTCAAAGGGCAGGATGAAGGTCGTCATGAGCAGTTCACCGAGTTCGAGGGTTGTGCCGTCGATCGTCTGCATCGTGTTGACCGTATGCCAGTTCGTATCCCGCAGCAACTGCACCAGGGTTCCCATCACGGCACCGGCGACGAGAAGGGCCGGCAGCGTTTTCATCGTCCCGCGCTGCAGTTCCACATCCGTGGCCTTGCGCGTCAGCATGACACCGAAAACCAGAAGGATGAGAATACCGCCGATGTACACCATGATCTGTGCAACCGCAATAAAGTCGGCACTGAGCAGGACGTAGAGTCCGGCAACACCCATGAATGTGAAGAGCAGTGAAAACGCCGCGTAGATGACGCTGCGGGAAAACACGACCACGAGGGCCGAGCCCACGGTCAGGGCCGCAAATACATAAAAGAGAATCGTAATTTCCATTGGCTCACGCTAGATGGTTATGGTTTGCCAGCGCGGTCATGCGCCGCGACAGCCACCGATTATCCGTTCTCCGTTGTTTCATTGTTGTCTCCGGCCGCCTTGTCCTCATCAGCCTTCGGCTCTTCAGCCTTCGGCTCTTCAGCCTTCGGCTCTGCCGCCTTCGGCTCTGCCGCCTTCGGCTCTGCCGCCTTCGGCTCTTCAGCCTTTTCAGCAGCGGCTTTCTCGGCTGCAGCCT
The bacterium genome window above contains:
- a CDS encoding NADH-quinone oxidoreductase subunit J, with amino-acid sequence MEITILFYVFAALTVGSALVVVFSRSVIYAAFSLLFTFMGVAGLYVLLSADFIAVAQIMVYIGGILILLVFGVMLTRKATDVELQRGTMKTLPALLVAGAVMGTLVQLLRDTNWHTVNTMQTIDGTTLELGELLMTTFILPFEVAGVLLLVAVMGAALIARKEAQ
- a CDS encoding OmpA family protein gives rise to the protein MRQVTYRRLFFVLLFAGAMVIAMAASLHAQKVTYTWNPRNMLVIGAGGGLSKYFGEFTDQHFAAIGQGHAKYFLLPELAVQLDGGMGNYTYNRRLRDEFKDAYIRQFYRDPKLVGLLEYPEDFSSVADDQRFRNQVMETDKLWFVEGRLIVNLFPQRKINPYLSVGAGMMRYENNNASTTLSDGNPLLNVTFGEEPFTVDTPGGLVTDDSNLPDGANTLPIVPVGMGLDLILTEQVALNADLTYRFLLGDGKDMMDGFGKVVQENFNAAGRVDRTESTENADSWGSFTIGVQVYLFGHSDRDGDGMSDSFEESIGTDPLNPDTDGDGLTDDEEYEIYGTDPLKTDTDDDRLTDAEEVAKNTDPRKPDTDGDGLTEGEEFAHGTDPFDTDSDKDGLTDGEEVHQYNSDPLRMDSDSDGISDLDEVKQYHSDPRLRDTDGDGLEDAEEVRLKTDPASEDSDGDGLRDGAEIKTYKTDPLRADSDGDGRDDGSEINSGSDPFGQDSDGDGIADGDDRCPGEPETVNGYRDEDGCPDAKPLTTEPLEVGAKLVLEGVEFEEASATLTSEAQEILASALQTLQDHPALRVEIGGHTDSRGSTAANRELSQLRAESVKTFLTGKGIDPSRLEIKGYGESEPRDNNATPAGRARNRRIEFKILSVE
- the nuoK gene encoding NADH-quinone oxidoreductase subunit NuoK encodes the protein MMEIGLTHYLVVSALLFGLGVLALSIRRNAVLMLMGIELILNSANINLVAFSRFKSAALNLDGHVFTLFVIILAAAEAAVALAIVLHIYKTNNTVEADRISSLKE